The Listeria cossartiae subsp. cossartiae genome includes a region encoding these proteins:
- the hemQ gene encoding hydrogen peroxide-dependent heme synthase, giving the protein MNEAVKTLDGWFCLHDFRSIDWAAWRELNPANQEIMLDELSHFLSDMEITKNIGEGEHTIYSILGQKADLVFFTLRDSLEALNEVENRFNKLAIADYLLPTYSYISVVELSNYLASHMAGGEDPYQNKGVRARLYPALPPKKHLCFYPMSKKRDGADNWYMLPMEERQQLIRDHGLIGRSYAGKVQQIIGGSIGFDDYEWGVTLFSDDALEFKRIVTEMRFDEASARYAEFGSFFIGNLLPSENLSKLFTI; this is encoded by the coding sequence ATGAATGAAGCAGTAAAAACGTTAGACGGTTGGTTTTGTCTACATGATTTTCGTTCGATTGACTGGGCAGCATGGCGTGAATTAAATCCAGCTAATCAAGAAATTATGTTAGACGAGTTAAGCCATTTTTTAAGTGATATGGAAATTACTAAAAATATCGGTGAAGGCGAACATACCATTTACAGCATCCTTGGTCAAAAAGCAGATTTAGTATTCTTCACGTTACGTGATTCCTTAGAAGCTTTAAATGAAGTCGAAAATCGTTTTAATAAATTAGCGATTGCTGACTATTTATTACCGACTTATTCCTATATATCTGTAGTGGAATTAAGTAACTATCTTGCGTCCCATATGGCTGGCGGCGAAGATCCTTATCAAAATAAAGGTGTCCGCGCGAGACTTTACCCAGCGCTCCCACCTAAAAAGCATCTTTGTTTCTACCCTATGAGTAAAAAACGCGATGGGGCAGATAACTGGTACATGCTTCCAATGGAAGAACGCCAACAACTGATTCGCGACCACGGCTTGATTGGCAGAAGCTATGCTGGAAAAGTGCAGCAAATCATCGGTGGTTCTATCGGCTTTGATGATTACGAATGGGGCGTTACCTTATTTTCAGATGATGCGCTTGAGTTTAAACGCATCGTGACAGAAATGCGCTTTGATGAAGCAAGTGCTCGCTATGCTGAATTTGGTTCGTTCTTCATCGGCAACCTACTACCATCCGAAAATCTCTCCAAATTGTTTACCATCTAA
- a CDS encoding ABC transporter ATP-binding protein gives METVLQAKNVRKIYGSKGNVYTALENISIDIKEGEFTGIMGPSGAGKSTLLNVLSTIDKPTSGEIRISGQELENMNEQQMSTFRRDKLGFIFQDYNLLDTLTIRENIILPLALAKRPVKEMEAKLATISTKFGITDILDKYPSEISGGQKQRTAASRAIITSPSLIFADEPTGALDSKSATNLLESLRDLNEQDKATIMMVTHDAFAASFCKRILFIKDGELYTEIYRGNKTRKEFFQKILDVLAKLGGDTDDVI, from the coding sequence ATGGAGACAGTTTTACAAGCAAAAAATGTGAGAAAAATATATGGCAGTAAAGGAAATGTCTACACTGCACTAGAAAATATCAGTATTGATATTAAAGAAGGCGAATTCACAGGAATTATGGGTCCTTCTGGTGCGGGTAAATCGACGCTTTTGAATGTCTTATCTACTATTGATAAGCCGACTTCTGGTGAGATTAGAATTTCCGGACAAGAACTTGAAAACATGAATGAACAACAAATGTCTACTTTCCGCCGTGATAAACTAGGTTTTATTTTCCAAGACTACAACTTACTAGATACACTAACGATTCGTGAAAATATTATCCTTCCACTTGCACTAGCTAAACGCCCTGTTAAAGAAATGGAAGCAAAATTAGCAACAATTAGTACTAAATTTGGGATTACCGATATTCTGGACAAATACCCAAGCGAAATTTCAGGAGGTCAAAAACAACGTACGGCCGCATCACGAGCAATCATTACCTCTCCAAGTTTGATTTTCGCCGATGAGCCAACTGGTGCACTTGATTCCAAATCCGCAACAAACTTACTTGAAAGCCTACGCGACTTAAATGAACAAGATAAAGCGACAATCATGATGGTAACGCACGATGCCTTTGCTGCAAGTTTCTGTAAGCGAATATTATTTATCAAAGATGGCGAATTATATACGGAGATTTATCGTGGTAACAAAACACGTAAGGAGTTCTTCCAAAAAATTCTAGATGTCCTTGCAAAACTGGGGGGCGACACAGATGACGTTATTTGA